The following are from one region of the Etheostoma spectabile isolate EspeVRDwgs_2016 chromosome 17, UIUC_Espe_1.0, whole genome shotgun sequence genome:
- the psap gene encoding prosaposin isoform X1, producing the protein MLLLTLLFVSSAVATPLLGTEQCARGPPYWCQNVKMASLCGAVTHCQQNVWNKPQMKTVPCDLCKEVLMVVEQILKDNATEAEVLGYLEKACQLIPDQGLTAECKEMVDDYYPILMGIIKGELEDPSVVCGAIGLCHSQQVALAKAHAQEQLVSNEIPQLDLAQQVSPFIINVPELIYPRESPEQEAPKQETPKQESDDVCQDCVKFLTDAQAEAKTNSSFVDSLIENIENQCDLLGPGLSAMCKQYVGQYGTIVVEQLMSMEQQPKDICVHAGFCADMKKSVPMLQLLPAKTVPALKLFPATKVESATDKSAKPMVRVRDSPTCAICEFVMKQLETMLEDQKTEEEVIHAVEKVCTYLPSSLSAQCKDLVETYGQAIIELLVQQTDPKTVCTVLALCNDASRAYVPALDQTRFKAGGYCKVCKMAVSYLDGILEKNATEAQIEEAVRKVCSFLPSSFQTECDQMIEQYEPILIQLLLQMLDPDFVCMKVGACPEAVRMLLGTEQCSWGPAFWCKNIETATQCNAVAHCKRHVWV; encoded by the exons CTGTGGCGACCCCTCTGCTGGGCACTGAGCAATGTGCCCGAGGCCCCCCCTACTGGTGCCAGAATGTAAAGATGGCGTCTCTGTGCGGCGCTGTGACTCACTGCCAGCAGAATGTCTGGAACAAGCCCCAGATg AAAACCGTGCCATGTGACTTGTGTAAAGAGGTGTTGATGGTGGTGGAGCAGATtctgaaggacaatgccactGAG GCTGAGGTTCTTGGGTACCTGGAGAAGGCCTGCCAGCTCATCCCTGATCAAGGTTTGACTGCAGAGTGCAAGGAGATGGTGGATGACTACTACCCCATCCTCATGGGAATCATTAAAGGAGAACTG gaGGATCCCAGTGTGGTGTGCGGAGCCATCGGGCTGTGTCACTCTCAGCAGGTGGCCCTGGCTAAGGCTCATGCCCAAGAGCAGCTTGTGTCAAATGAAATCCCTCAGTTGGACCTCGCCCAGCAAGTGTCTCCTTTCATCATCAATGTGCCCGAGCTCATCTATCCTCGGGAGAGCCCCGAGCAGGAGGCCCCCAAACAAGAGACCCCAAAACAG GAAAGTGATGATGTGTGCCAAGACTGCGTCAAGTTCCTGACTGATGCTCAAGCAGAAGCCAAGACCAACTCCTCATTCGTCGACTCTCTCATTGAGAACATTGAGAACCAGTGTGACCTGCTGGGACCCGGCTTGTCTGCAATG TGCAAGCAGTATGTCGGCCAATATGGTACCATCGTTGTTGAGCAGCTCATGTCCATG GAACAG CAACCCAAGGATATTTGTGTCCACGCTGGCTTCTGTGCTGATATGAAGAAGTCCGTTCccatgctgcagctgctgcctgCCAAGACTGTACCTGCTCTCAAGCTTTTCCCTGCCACAAAGGTTGAGTCTGCCACTGACAAGTCTGCAAAG CCCATGGTGCGTGTCCGTGACTCCCCAACATGTGCCATCTGTGAGTTTGTGATGAAACAGTTGGAGACTATGTTGGAGGATCAGAAAACAGAG gAGGAGGTGATTCATGCTGTGGAGAAGGTGTGCACATATCTGCCCTCTTCTCTAAGTGCCCAGTGTAAGGACCTGGTTGAGACCTACGGCCAGGCCATCATCGAGCTGCTGGTGCAACAGACGGACCCAAAGACCGTCTGCACAGTGTTGGCACTCTGCAATGATGCCAGCCGTGCATATGTCC CTGCACTTGACCAGACTCGCTTTAAGGCTGGTGGCTACTGCAAGGTTTGCAAGATGGCCGTTAGCTACTTGGATGGCATTCTTGAGAAGAATGCAACAGAGGCACAGATTGAGGAGGCTGTGAGGAAAGTATGCAGCTTCCTGCCCAGCTCTTTCCAGACCGAA TGTGACCAGATGATTGAACAGTATGAGCCAATCCTCATTCAGCTGCTTCTCCAGATGCTCGACCCTGACTTTGTGTGCATG AAAGTGGGAGCCTGCCCAGAAGCTGTGCGCATGCTGCTGGGAACAGAGCAGTGTAGCTGGGGACCTGCATTCTGGTGCAAGAACATAGAGACAGCAACTCAGTGCAAT gCTGTGGCTCACTGCAAACGCCATGTGTGGGTATAG
- the slc29a3 gene encoding equilibrative nucleoside transporter 3: MDTTEPVPSSLNSSYVANALGKHNVSEDEESDDQSPSAMLLPRRSSVPLAVRYSPEDSYCLVYIIFFLMGIGSLLPWNFFITAKHYWLYKLSNNTHGTGNDEQRSDLSDYFESYLAIASTVPSVLCLILNYVLVNRLSSNVRILSSLFVILLVFVVTTVLVKVDMSDRRTEFFIVTLASVAVVSGASNLFSGSVFGISGHFPMRISQALISGQAMGGTLSAVASIVDLAVAKEVTESALAYFLTADVFILLCLISYLLLPKLAYSRHYMLAATCTSSGVMSEEGAAAAGTGKTVSIPPLQPIIRKTWVLGLSVFYVFCISIMVFPAVSSGIQSINKDSGSPWTTTYFVPLTSFLLYNVADFCGRQATAWLQVPGPTSRVLPALVLCRSVIVPLFMFCNYQPRDHIHTVLFNHDLYPVVFNCLLGLTNGYLGTLPMIYGPKVVPRELAEATGVVMSFFLTLGLAMGSAFSVLIVHCI, translated from the exons ATGGACACCACAGAACCTGTGCCGTCCAGTCTCAACTCCTCTTATGTTGCGAATGCTCTTGGCAAACACAATGTATCTGAGGATGAGGAAAGCGACGACCAGAGTCCCTCTGCAATGCTCCTGCCAAGACGTTCTTCAGTGCCTCTGGCCGTACGCTACAGTCCAGAGGACTCTTACTGTTTGGTGTACATCATCTTCTTTCTGATGGGCATCGGCTCCCTGCTGCCCTGGAACTTCTTCATAACAGCCAAACACTACTGGCTCTACAAACTGAGTAACAACACTCATGGCACCGGCAATGATGAGCAACGTTCAGACCTCAGT GACTACTTTGAAAGCTATCTGGCCATTGCCTCCACGGTGCCCTCTGTGCTGTGTCTGATACTCAACTATGTCCTAGTTAACAG gttgTCTTCAAACGTACGGATCCTGTCGTCTCTTTTTGTGATCCTGTTGGTGTTTGTGGTTACCACGGTGCTGGTGAAGGTGGACATGTCGGACCGCAGGACGGAGTTCTTCATTGTCACGCTGGCCAGTGTGGCTGTCGTCAGCGGAGCCTCCAACCTCTTCTCTGGCAGTGTGTTCGGGATCAGCGGGCATTTCCCCATGAGGATTTCTCAGGCTCTTATATCAG GCCAGGCTATGGGAGGCACGCTGAGTGCAGTAGCAtcaattgtggacctggctgTGGCAAAGGAAGTGACAGAAAGCGCTCTGGCCTATTTCTTGACAGCCGACGTCttcatcctgctctgcctcatCTCATATCTGCTGCTGCCCAAGCTGGCATATTCCAG ACACTACATGCTTGCAGCAACGTGCACCAGTTCTGGAGTGATGAGCGAGGagggagcagcagcagcgggcACAGGGAAAACCGTCTCCATCCCACCCCTGCAGCCTATCATCAGGAAGACGTGGGTGCTCGGCCTAAGCGTCTTCTACGTCTTCTGCATCTCTATCATGGTGTTCCCTGCAGTATCCTCTGGGATCCAGTCTATCAACAAAGACAGCGGCAGCCCCTGGACGACCACTTACTTTGTACCCCTCACCAGTTTCCTCCTGTACAACGTAGCAGACTTCTGCGGCAGGCAGGCCACAGCCTGGCTGCAGGTTCCAGGTCCCACCAGCCGAGTCCTGCCTGCACTGGTGCTGTGTCGCTCCGTCATTGTGCCACTTTTCATGTTTTGCAACTACCAGCCGAGGGACCACATCCACACTGTGTTGTTCAACCATGACTTATACCCTGTGGTCTTTAACTGCCTGCTAGGCCTAACTAATGGCTACTTAGGCACTCTGCCAATGATTTATGGCCCTAAGGTGGTACCTCGAGAGCTGGCAGAGGCCACAGGAGTGGTCATGTCCTTCTTCCTCACTCTGGGACTGGCTATGGGATCTGCTTTCTCTGTGCTTATTGTGCACTGCATCTGA
- the psap gene encoding prosaposin isoform X3, producing MLLLTLLFVSSAVATPLLGTEQCARGPPYWCQNVKMASLCGAVTHCQQNVWNKPQMKTVPCDLCKEVLMVVEQILKDNATEAEVLGYLEKACQLIPDQGLTAECKEMVDDYYPILMGIIKGELEDPSVVCGAIGLCHSQQVALAKAHAQEQLVSNEIPQLDLAQQVSPFIINVPELIYPRESPEQEAPKQETPKQESDDVCQDCVKFLTDAQAEAKTNSSFVDSLIENIENQCDLLGPGLSAMCKQYVGQYGTIVVEQLMSMEQQPKDICVHAGFCADMKKSVPMLQLLPAKTVPALKLFPATKVESAKPMVRVRDSPTCAICEFVMKQLETMLEDQKTEEEVIHAVEKVCTYLPSSLSAQCKDLVETYGQAIIELLVQQTDPKTVCTVLALCNDASRAYVPALDQTRFKAGGYCKVCKMAVSYLDGILEKNATEAQIEEAVRKVCSFLPSSFQTECDQMIEQYEPILIQLLLQMLDPDFVCMKVGACPEAVRMLLGTEQCSWGPAFWCKNIETATQCNAVAHCKRHVWV from the exons CTGTGGCGACCCCTCTGCTGGGCACTGAGCAATGTGCCCGAGGCCCCCCCTACTGGTGCCAGAATGTAAAGATGGCGTCTCTGTGCGGCGCTGTGACTCACTGCCAGCAGAATGTCTGGAACAAGCCCCAGATg AAAACCGTGCCATGTGACTTGTGTAAAGAGGTGTTGATGGTGGTGGAGCAGATtctgaaggacaatgccactGAG GCTGAGGTTCTTGGGTACCTGGAGAAGGCCTGCCAGCTCATCCCTGATCAAGGTTTGACTGCAGAGTGCAAGGAGATGGTGGATGACTACTACCCCATCCTCATGGGAATCATTAAAGGAGAACTG gaGGATCCCAGTGTGGTGTGCGGAGCCATCGGGCTGTGTCACTCTCAGCAGGTGGCCCTGGCTAAGGCTCATGCCCAAGAGCAGCTTGTGTCAAATGAAATCCCTCAGTTGGACCTCGCCCAGCAAGTGTCTCCTTTCATCATCAATGTGCCCGAGCTCATCTATCCTCGGGAGAGCCCCGAGCAGGAGGCCCCCAAACAAGAGACCCCAAAACAG GAAAGTGATGATGTGTGCCAAGACTGCGTCAAGTTCCTGACTGATGCTCAAGCAGAAGCCAAGACCAACTCCTCATTCGTCGACTCTCTCATTGAGAACATTGAGAACCAGTGTGACCTGCTGGGACCCGGCTTGTCTGCAATG TGCAAGCAGTATGTCGGCCAATATGGTACCATCGTTGTTGAGCAGCTCATGTCCATG GAACAG CAACCCAAGGATATTTGTGTCCACGCTGGCTTCTGTGCTGATATGAAGAAGTCCGTTCccatgctgcagctgctgcctgCCAAGACTGTACCTGCTCTCAAGCTTTTCCCTGCCACAAAGGTTGAGTCTGCCA AGCCCATGGTGCGTGTCCGTGACTCCCCAACATGTGCCATCTGTGAGTTTGTGATGAAACAGTTGGAGACTATGTTGGAGGATCAGAAAACAGAG gAGGAGGTGATTCATGCTGTGGAGAAGGTGTGCACATATCTGCCCTCTTCTCTAAGTGCCCAGTGTAAGGACCTGGTTGAGACCTACGGCCAGGCCATCATCGAGCTGCTGGTGCAACAGACGGACCCAAAGACCGTCTGCACAGTGTTGGCACTCTGCAATGATGCCAGCCGTGCATATGTCC CTGCACTTGACCAGACTCGCTTTAAGGCTGGTGGCTACTGCAAGGTTTGCAAGATGGCCGTTAGCTACTTGGATGGCATTCTTGAGAAGAATGCAACAGAGGCACAGATTGAGGAGGCTGTGAGGAAAGTATGCAGCTTCCTGCCCAGCTCTTTCCAGACCGAA TGTGACCAGATGATTGAACAGTATGAGCCAATCCTCATTCAGCTGCTTCTCCAGATGCTCGACCCTGACTTTGTGTGCATG AAAGTGGGAGCCTGCCCAGAAGCTGTGCGCATGCTGCTGGGAACAGAGCAGTGTAGCTGGGGACCTGCATTCTGGTGCAAGAACATAGAGACAGCAACTCAGTGCAAT gCTGTGGCTCACTGCAAACGCCATGTGTGGGTATAG
- the psap gene encoding prosaposin isoform X2, whose protein sequence is MLLLTLLFVSSAVATPLLGTEQCARGPPYWCQNVKMASLCGAVTHCQQNVWNKPQMKTVPCDLCKEVLMVVEQILKDNATEAEVLGYLEKACQLIPDQGLTAECKEMVDDYYPILMGIIKGELEDPSVVCGAIGLCHSQQVALAKAHAQEQLVSNEIPQLDLAQQVSPFIINVPELIYPRESPEQEAPKQETPKQESDDVCQDCVKFLTDAQAEAKTNSSFVDSLIENIENQCDLLGPGLSAMCKQYVGQYGTIVVEQLMSMQPKDICVHAGFCADMKKSVPMLQLLPAKTVPALKLFPATKVESATDKSAKPMVRVRDSPTCAICEFVMKQLETMLEDQKTEEEVIHAVEKVCTYLPSSLSAQCKDLVETYGQAIIELLVQQTDPKTVCTVLALCNDASRAYVPALDQTRFKAGGYCKVCKMAVSYLDGILEKNATEAQIEEAVRKVCSFLPSSFQTECDQMIEQYEPILIQLLLQMLDPDFVCMKVGACPEAVRMLLGTEQCSWGPAFWCKNIETATQCNAVAHCKRHVWV, encoded by the exons CTGTGGCGACCCCTCTGCTGGGCACTGAGCAATGTGCCCGAGGCCCCCCCTACTGGTGCCAGAATGTAAAGATGGCGTCTCTGTGCGGCGCTGTGACTCACTGCCAGCAGAATGTCTGGAACAAGCCCCAGATg AAAACCGTGCCATGTGACTTGTGTAAAGAGGTGTTGATGGTGGTGGAGCAGATtctgaaggacaatgccactGAG GCTGAGGTTCTTGGGTACCTGGAGAAGGCCTGCCAGCTCATCCCTGATCAAGGTTTGACTGCAGAGTGCAAGGAGATGGTGGATGACTACTACCCCATCCTCATGGGAATCATTAAAGGAGAACTG gaGGATCCCAGTGTGGTGTGCGGAGCCATCGGGCTGTGTCACTCTCAGCAGGTGGCCCTGGCTAAGGCTCATGCCCAAGAGCAGCTTGTGTCAAATGAAATCCCTCAGTTGGACCTCGCCCAGCAAGTGTCTCCTTTCATCATCAATGTGCCCGAGCTCATCTATCCTCGGGAGAGCCCCGAGCAGGAGGCCCCCAAACAAGAGACCCCAAAACAG GAAAGTGATGATGTGTGCCAAGACTGCGTCAAGTTCCTGACTGATGCTCAAGCAGAAGCCAAGACCAACTCCTCATTCGTCGACTCTCTCATTGAGAACATTGAGAACCAGTGTGACCTGCTGGGACCCGGCTTGTCTGCAATG TGCAAGCAGTATGTCGGCCAATATGGTACCATCGTTGTTGAGCAGCTCATGTCCATG CAACCCAAGGATATTTGTGTCCACGCTGGCTTCTGTGCTGATATGAAGAAGTCCGTTCccatgctgcagctgctgcctgCCAAGACTGTACCTGCTCTCAAGCTTTTCCCTGCCACAAAGGTTGAGTCTGCCACTGACAAGTCTGCAAAG CCCATGGTGCGTGTCCGTGACTCCCCAACATGTGCCATCTGTGAGTTTGTGATGAAACAGTTGGAGACTATGTTGGAGGATCAGAAAACAGAG gAGGAGGTGATTCATGCTGTGGAGAAGGTGTGCACATATCTGCCCTCTTCTCTAAGTGCCCAGTGTAAGGACCTGGTTGAGACCTACGGCCAGGCCATCATCGAGCTGCTGGTGCAACAGACGGACCCAAAGACCGTCTGCACAGTGTTGGCACTCTGCAATGATGCCAGCCGTGCATATGTCC CTGCACTTGACCAGACTCGCTTTAAGGCTGGTGGCTACTGCAAGGTTTGCAAGATGGCCGTTAGCTACTTGGATGGCATTCTTGAGAAGAATGCAACAGAGGCACAGATTGAGGAGGCTGTGAGGAAAGTATGCAGCTTCCTGCCCAGCTCTTTCCAGACCGAA TGTGACCAGATGATTGAACAGTATGAGCCAATCCTCATTCAGCTGCTTCTCCAGATGCTCGACCCTGACTTTGTGTGCATG AAAGTGGGAGCCTGCCCAGAAGCTGTGCGCATGCTGCTGGGAACAGAGCAGTGTAGCTGGGGACCTGCATTCTGGTGCAAGAACATAGAGACAGCAACTCAGTGCAAT gCTGTGGCTCACTGCAAACGCCATGTGTGGGTATAG